The Drosophila innubila isolate TH190305 chromosome 3R unlocalized genomic scaffold, UK_Dinn_1.0 2_E_3R, whole genome shotgun sequence genome has a segment encoding these proteins:
- the LOC117790237 gene encoding sodium-coupled monocarboxylate transporter 2-like, protein MLLWLPVAMYVPAITYNQVTGTSIHVITPIVCIICIFYTCVGGLKAVIWTDVVQSFVMYGSILTVCIKGTYDVGGLGVVLQRNQDSGRLNAPEWTWDPTVRLSMLSVIVGGTLHKIQGSDVNQVSIQRFLSLPSYKHAKQSMLIFTILLIFLLSCCCYIGLVSYAVYHDCDPISTKLAKASDQLPALLVMRTLGSIPGLPGLFVSGVFSAALSSLSTGLNSMSCVISQDMVRPMLKKPLTERQTAFLLRFIVVIFGIFCMSLVSVVEKLGMVLQLGTMTGAVSMGPLLGIYTIGVCLPWINGRSVLTGSIVSFFTLAWICLKAQLAQMSGEIRYPKMPVSIEGCDYTFDNATVWESIHNYTPSTDRNIYHLSFYWYTALGGVICIVVAFLASLLFGWQDVSQLDPALLTPCMRRFLPKKNYEAVDLEELFSLKTKTEARKMTESSE, encoded by the exons ATG TTGCTCTGGCTGCCAGTTGCAATGTATGTACCTGCCATCACCTACAATCAAG TTACTGGAACGAGCATTCATGTTATTACGCCCATTGTGTGCATTATCTGCATCTTCTACACGTGTGTG GGTGGTCTGAAGGCGGTCATTTGGACAGATGTTGTGCAGAGCTTTGTCATGTATGGATCGATTTTGACAGTGTGCATTAAAGGCACCTATGATGTGGGCGGTTTGGGTGTGGTCCTGCAACGAAATCAGGACAGCGGACGACTCAATGCACCGGA ATGGACCTGGGATCCTACCGTTCGCTTGTCCATGCTGTCTGTCATTGTTGGAGGAACTTTGCATAAAATCCAAGGGTCGGATGTCAATCAGGTGTCCATACAACGCTTTTTGTCATTGCCCAGCTATAAGCATGCCAAGCAATCAATGCTCATCTTTACAATACTCCTCATATTTCTGctgagctgttgctgctacatTGGCCTCGTGAGCTATGCCGTGTACCACGATTGCGATCCCATCAGCACCAAG CTTGCCAAGGCTAGTGATCAGTTGCCCGCGCTGCTAGTGATGCGTACACTGGGATCGATTCCTGGACTGCCAGGACTCTTTGTGTCTGGCGTTTTTAGTGCAGCGTTGAGTTCACTTTCCACAGGACTCAATTCGATGTCATGCGTGATTTCACAGGACATGGTTCGACCAATGTTAAAAAAGCCACTGACTGAGCGTCAAACTGCTTTTCTGCTTCGCTTTATTGTCGTAATATTTGGCATATTCTGCATGAGTCTAGTTTCCGTTGTTGAAAAGCTGGGCATGGTTCTACAGCTAGGTACTATGACTGGGGCTGTATCAATGGGCCCACTGCTGGGCATTTATACCATTGGTGTATGCCTGCCTTGGATTAATGGAAGA aGCGTCCTTACCGGCAGCATTGTATCCTTTTTTACATTGGCCTGGATCTGTTTAAAGGCGCAATTGGCACAGATGAGCGGCGAAATTCGATATCCAAAGATGCCAGTTTCTATAGAAGGTTGCGACTACACTTTTGACAATGCCACTGTATGGGAGTCAATTCATAACTACAC ACCCTCTACGGATCGTAATATAtatcatttatcattttaCTGGTACACCGCCTTGGGAGGTGTCATTTGCATTGTAGTTGCCTTCCTGGCGAGCCTTCTCTTTGGCTGGCAGGATGTGTCCCAGTTGGATCCAGCTCTACTTACACCCTGCATGCGTCGCTTTTTGCCAAAGAAAAATTATGAGGCAGTTGACTTGGAGGAATTGTTCAGCCTTAAGACTAAAACGGAAGCCAGAAAAATGACGGAGAGTTCTGAatag
- the LOC117792685 gene encoding sodium-coupled monocarboxylate transporter 2-like, whose product MNILWQPICIYVPALTLNQVSGISVHTIVPITSLICIIYTSVGGIKGVVWTDVIQGIVMVGAMGFVIVKGTYDLGGLSVVLERNREFDRLVGPDMTFDPTVRMGVLALLVGGAFFKMQANCINQGAVQRFMTLPNIKAVKQTLVISLTGFIIVMAMCIYIGMLAFAEFYHCDPITTGLARAKDQVIPLYVMQSAGAVPGFVGLFVAGVFSAALSSLSTALNCLSAVVLKDFIEPHRSRPLTERQTAYVLRGVVIVFGLISMASVPIVQKLGMVMQLSSTVAAITCGPLLGAFSVGVLLPFVKTESLLIGISFATSFISYIVVRAQIAMANGQLSSPTKPVSIEECDYSFELPDKWNATGHSSPDATKFNGFNLHEISFLWYTFIGSMGTILCSLLATFYFGKQDVRQVDMELVAPVLRKYWYGHYKSVSSDEEIEKDMEELKLHESITQLKLDENCPQ is encoded by the exons ATGAAT ATACTTTGGCAACCCATTTGCATCTATGTGCCGGCGCTAACACTAAATCAAG tttccGGCATAAGTGTGCATACAATAGTGCCAATCACCAGCCTCATTTGCATTATCTATACCAGTGTT GGTGGCATTAAGGGTGTTGTCTGGACAGATGTTATTCAAGGCATTGTAATGGTTGGTGCCATGGGATTTGTTATTGTCAAAGGCACCTACGATTTGGGTGGCTTATCAGTGGTTTTGGAACGTAATCGAGAATTCGATCGTTTAGTGGGTCCTGA catGACCTTTGATCCCACGGTGCGTATGGGCGTCCTTGCCCTGCTTGTTGGTGGTGCATTTTTTAAGATGCAAGCTAATTGTATAAACCAGGGGGCAGTGCAGCGGTTTATGACTTTGCCGAACATTAAGGCAGTCAAACAAACATTAGTAATATCCCTAACAGGCTTCATCATAGTCATGGCCATGTGCATTTACATTGGAATGCTTGCGTTTGCAGAATTCTATCACTGTGATCCCATAACCACGGGA TTGGCACGCGCCAAGGATCAGGTAATACCGCTGTATGTCATGCAAAGTGCTGGTGCCGTGCCCGGCTTTGTGGGTCTCTTTGTGGCAGGAGTGTTTAGCGCTGCACTCAGCTCTCTCTCCACTGCACTCAACTGCCTTTCCGCTGTGGTGCTTAAGGATTTCATCGAACCCCATCGCAGTCGTCCGCTAACTGAACGCCAGACGGCTTATGTGCTCAGAGGAGTAGTCATTGTCTTTGGACTCATCTCGATGGCCAGTGTGCCCATTGTACAGAAATTGGGAATGGTCATGCAGCTCTCTTCTACAGTGGCTGCCATCACCTGTGGACCGCTTCTAGGCGCCTTCTCTGTTGGCGTGCTACTGCCTTTTGTAAAAACAGAG AGTTTACTTATTGGCATTTCATTCGCTACGAGCTTTATTTCCTACATTGTGGTGCGAGCTCAGATTGCCATGGCCAACGGTCAGTTGAGCTCTCCCACAAAACCTGTGTCTATTGAGGAGTGTGACTACAGCTTTGAATTGCCCGATAAATGGAATGCCACTGGCCATAGCAGTCC TGATGCAACAAAGTTTAACGGCTTCAATCTGCACGAGATATCTTTTCTGTGGTACACTTTCATTGGCTCCATGGGAACTATACTTTGCTCACTGCTGGCAACATTTTACTTTGGAAAACAGGATGTACGACAGGTGGATATGGAGCTGGTTGCACCTGTGCTGCGCAAGTATTGGTATGGACACTATAAGAGTGTGTCCAGCGACGAGGAAATTGAGAAGGACATGGAGGAACTTAAGCTCCACGAATCCATAACACAACTCAAGCTCGATGAGAATTGcccacaataa
- the LOC117792688 gene encoding sodium-coupled monocarboxylate transporter 2-like — translation MRIFGASLFVLKAIIWLPIAVYVPALTFNQVSGIGIHTITPIVIIICTFYTTVGGIRGVVWTDVVQSIVMYGSLVVIMVKGTLDLGGFDVVWQRNADGGRLNLPEWSLDPTVRLSVLSVFLGGTFFKLQSTSINQTTIQRFMSLPSLKEIKQTLFIFSIGLILLYMGCIYVGLVCFATYYDCDPMSTGLAGRRDQLVPLLVMRVLGVVPGLPGLFVSAVFSAALSSLSTLLNSLAAVILEDFVKPRMKNKPMSERTVALTMRLVVIVFGISSIFMVYVVEHLGMVLQLSATLQSSLYGPMLGIFTVGMLMPWVDEKSMFISSIFSFGIMAWIAVNAQIANVTGSFRHTKLPVSVEHCDYDFDMNRYLNSTAEYEPHSGTSVYHMSFLLYTLIGASLNILFSNLATFIFGRQDVHTVDVQLLAPVLQRYMSKNKDYEAVKLQKRFIGVDNAD, via the exons ATGCGTATATTTGGAGCCTCCCTCTTTGTCCTGAAGGCG ATCATTTGGCTGCCTATTGCTGTTTATGTGCCAGCTCTAACCTTCAATCAGGTCAGTGGTATAGGAATCCATACCATTACGCCGATTGTGATCATTATCTGCACTTTCTATACCACGGTCGGTGGCATTAGAGGTGTTGTCTGGACGGATGTTGTACAGAGTATTGTAATGTACGGATCGCTAGTTGTCATTATGGTCAAAGGCACCCTAGATCTGGGTGGATTTGATGTAGTCTGGCAACGCAATGCAGATGGCGGTCGTCTTAATCTACCCGA ATGGAGCCTAGATCCCACAGTGCGTTTGAGCGTCTTATCGGTATTTTTGGGCGGTACTTTCTTTAAGCTGCAGAGCACATCGATCAACCAGACCACCATACAGCGTTTCATGTCTTTGCCCTCCTTAAAGGAAATTAAACAGACGCTTTTCATCTTTAGCATTGGACTGATTCTGCTTTACATGGGATGCATTTATGTGGGTCTTGTGTGCTTTGCCACCTACTATGACTGTGATCCAATGAGCACTGGT CTGGCTGGGCGTCGGGATCAGCTGGTGCCGTTGCTGGTGATGCGGGTCCTGGGAGTTGTGCCCGGACTGCCGGGTCTCTTTGTTTCCGCCGTTTTTAGTGCTGCTCTCAGCTCGCTGTCGACGCTGCTCAATTCCTTGGCTGCCGTCATATTGGAGGACTTTGTGAAGCCCCGCATGAAGAACAAGCCCATGTCGGAGCGCACAGTGGCTTTGACAATGCGCCTGGTTGTGATTGTATTCGGTATCAGCTCTATTTTCATGGTGTATGTGGTGGAGCATCTGGGCATGGTGCTTCAACTATCCGCTACATTACAGTCCAGCTTGTATGGTCCCATGCTAGGCATATTTACCGTGGGCATGCTAATGCCCTGGGTGGACGAAAAG AGCATGTTTATTAGTAGTATTTTCTCATTTGGCATTATGGCTTGGATCGCTGTCAATGCACAGATCGCCAATGTTACCGGCTCTTTTCGTCACACCAAGCTGCCGGTTTCTGTAGAGCATTGTGATTACGATTTCGATATGAATCGTTATCTTAATTCCACAGCCGAATA TGAACCACACAGTGGGACTTCTGTATATCACATGTCATTCCTGTTGTACACCTTGATTGGCGCCTccctaaatattttattctcaAACCTGGCTACGTTCATATTTGGACGTCAGGATGTACATACAGTGGATGTGCAGCTATTGGCTCCAGTTCTTCAACGCTATATGAGCAAGAATAAGGATTATGAAGCTGTTAAGCTACAGAAGCGATTCATAGGTGTCGATAACGCGGACTGA
- the LOC117790236 gene encoding basic-leucine zipper transcription factor A isoform X2: protein MILAMRSRTRAQQCPKMCYEDLITLQALREQNERSNLKAQGNAPVRSVEFRLPPLDKQRQFSMRQPGGSASSERELYRKQQQQHQQHQQQQHQQHQQQQQQQQTESASPTDMPSSGSESVRDLQDSCADFFNIIYENVLEAVNGAVEQTVEKHFQDILLKVNQLTSEMTVQKNMLKQINSELMAKISELNETNLNQFKFIAQMLIDSQTIHYRSLNQQRQLKQQNSNEQDHPKRSASSERPTGGCSRCQNANVNAKPQQQAQRPQHQLWQQQDANLLTYLQPSCKNCNTQKSSLKPDRTILRRTPKGISTASMPNLHQASFSSSTPINSNNKNKAQRPQRSPTPSNWSQFGTRRVVNQTTPPTSSNFKKCRCQCHSPAPSQNINYLLSNNCSLGRKLRTLSKTLPNMEDDRAHT from the exons ATGATTTTGGCTATGAG ATCTCGAACGCGAGCTCAGCAATGCCCGAAAATGTGCTACGAAGATCTTATAACGCTGCAGGCTCTTCGAGAGCAAAATGAACGGTCTAATCTGAAAGCTCAGGGAAATGCACCGGTTCGAAGTGTGGAGTTCCGCTTGCCTCCATTGGACAAGCAGCGACAGTTTTCAATGCGTCAGCCCGGAGGATCGGCATCGTCGGAGCGAGAGTTGTACcggaaacagcagcaacaacatcagcaacatcaacaacagcaacatcaacaacatcaacaacagcaacaacaacagcaaacggAATCAGCTTCACCCACTGATATGCCATCGAGTGGCTCCGAATCTGTTCGCGACCTACAAGACTCCTGCGCAGATTTCTTTAACATTATCTACGAAAATGTCTTGGAGGCAGTGAATGGAGCTGTCGAACAAACGGTGGAGAAGCACTTTCAGGACATCCTCTTGAAGGTGAATCAGCTAACTTCGGAGATGACagttcaaaaaaatatgcttaagCAAATCAATAGCGAACTGATGGCTA AAATCTCCGAACTTAATGAGACGAACCtcaatcaattcaaattcatTGCACAGATGCTTATTGACAGTCAGACGATTCACTATCGATCCCTCAATCAGCAGCGTCAGCTGAAGCAGCAAAACTCAAATGAGCAGGATCATCCAAAAAGAAGTGCCAGCTCGGAGCGACCTACGGGTGGTTGCAGTCGTTGTCAGAACGCTAATGTCAACGccaaaccacaacaacaggcTCAACGACCACAGCATCagctgtggcaacaacaagatGCAAACCTTTTAACATATCTGCAACCATCctgtaaaaattgtaatacccAAAAGTCGTCTCTGAAACCAGACCGTACGATCTTACGCCGAACGCCCAAGGGAATCTCTACCGCCAGCATGCCCAATCTGCATCAAGCTTCATTCTCATCATCCACTCCCatcaatagcaacaataagaaTAAAGCCCAACGCCCGCAGCGCTCACCCACGCCAAGTAATTGGAGTCAATTCGGTACTAGGCGTGTTGTGAATCAAACAACGCCTCCAACATCATCCAACTTTAAGAAGTGCAGATGCCAATGTCATTCACCCGCCCCATCACAGAATATCAACTACCTGCTGAGCAATAACTGCTCTTTGGGTCGGAAGCTGCGAACTCTGAGCAAAACGTTGCCCAATATGGAAGATGACAGAGCGCACACATAA
- the LOC117790236 gene encoding putative mediator of RNA polymerase II transcription subunit 26 isoform X1, which yields MFPNYCFKKRADDFGYEVLYMPKNNYGPNTIQSNRPMNHSHGRSRTRAQQCPKMCYEDLITLQALREQNERSNLKAQGNAPVRSVEFRLPPLDKQRQFSMRQPGGSASSERELYRKQQQQHQQHQQQQHQQHQQQQQQQQTESASPTDMPSSGSESVRDLQDSCADFFNIIYENVLEAVNGAVEQTVEKHFQDILLKVNQLTSEMTVQKNMLKQINSELMAKISELNETNLNQFKFIAQMLIDSQTIHYRSLNQQRQLKQQNSNEQDHPKRSASSERPTGGCSRCQNANVNAKPQQQAQRPQHQLWQQQDANLLTYLQPSCKNCNTQKSSLKPDRTILRRTPKGISTASMPNLHQASFSSSTPINSNNKNKAQRPQRSPTPSNWSQFGTRRVVNQTTPPTSSNFKKCRCQCHSPAPSQNINYLLSNNCSLGRKLRTLSKTLPNMEDDRAHT from the exons ATGTTTCCCAACTATTGCTTTAAGAAACGTGCCGATGATTTTGGCTATGAGGTATTGTATATGCCCAAAAACAACTATGGCCCAAATACAATTCAATCGAACCGGCCAATGAACCATTCTCATGGCAGATCTCGAACGCGAGCTCAGCAATGCCCGAAAATGTGCTACGAAGATCTTATAACGCTGCAGGCTCTTCGAGAGCAAAATGAACGGTCTAATCTGAAAGCTCAGGGAAATGCACCGGTTCGAAGTGTGGAGTTCCGCTTGCCTCCATTGGACAAGCAGCGACAGTTTTCAATGCGTCAGCCCGGAGGATCGGCATCGTCGGAGCGAGAGTTGTACcggaaacagcagcaacaacatcagcaacatcaacaacagcaacatcaacaacatcaacaacagcaacaacaacagcaaacggAATCAGCTTCACCCACTGATATGCCATCGAGTGGCTCCGAATCTGTTCGCGACCTACAAGACTCCTGCGCAGATTTCTTTAACATTATCTACGAAAATGTCTTGGAGGCAGTGAATGGAGCTGTCGAACAAACGGTGGAGAAGCACTTTCAGGACATCCTCTTGAAGGTGAATCAGCTAACTTCGGAGATGACagttcaaaaaaatatgcttaagCAAATCAATAGCGAACTGATGGCTA AAATCTCCGAACTTAATGAGACGAACCtcaatcaattcaaattcatTGCACAGATGCTTATTGACAGTCAGACGATTCACTATCGATCCCTCAATCAGCAGCGTCAGCTGAAGCAGCAAAACTCAAATGAGCAGGATCATCCAAAAAGAAGTGCCAGCTCGGAGCGACCTACGGGTGGTTGCAGTCGTTGTCAGAACGCTAATGTCAACGccaaaccacaacaacaggcTCAACGACCACAGCATCagctgtggcaacaacaagatGCAAACCTTTTAACATATCTGCAACCATCctgtaaaaattgtaatacccAAAAGTCGTCTCTGAAACCAGACCGTACGATCTTACGCCGAACGCCCAAGGGAATCTCTACCGCCAGCATGCCCAATCTGCATCAAGCTTCATTCTCATCATCCACTCCCatcaatagcaacaataagaaTAAAGCCCAACGCCCGCAGCGCTCACCCACGCCAAGTAATTGGAGTCAATTCGGTACTAGGCGTGTTGTGAATCAAACAACGCCTCCAACATCATCCAACTTTAAGAAGTGCAGATGCCAATGTCATTCACCCGCCCCATCACAGAATATCAACTACCTGCTGAGCAATAACTGCTCTTTGGGTCGGAAGCTGCGAACTCTGAGCAAAACGTTGCCCAATATGGAAGATGACAGAGCGCACACATAA